In Streptomyces sp. NBC_00569, a single genomic region encodes these proteins:
- a CDS encoding GlxA family transcriptional regulator produces MAKESSQRPSRDLSQRPPHRVVVIVDENSNPFELSCAIEVFGLRRPELGRELYDFQLCSPRTRTVMRDGFFTLTDVADLDAAESADTLIVPNRPDIDVPRRPAVLDAVRRAHARGARLIGFCSGAFTIAEAGLLDGRRAACHWMWADSFRSRFPEVRLEPDVLFVDDGDILTASGSASALDLGLHVVRRDHGAEIANAVSRRLVFAAHRDGGQRQFVERPVPAVPDESLAPLLAWAQERIGEPLSVAGLAAHAAVSPATLHRRFRAELGTTPLAWLTGERVALACLLIERGEERLDVVAARSGLGTAANLRARLRRETGLSPSAYRRRFGRGPAEAALP; encoded by the coding sequence ATGGCGAAAGAATCCTCGCAGCGCCCCTCGCGGGACCTGTCGCAGCGCCCGCCGCACCGCGTCGTGGTGATCGTCGACGAGAACTCCAACCCCTTCGAGCTGTCCTGCGCCATCGAGGTCTTCGGCCTGCGCCGGCCCGAACTCGGCCGTGAGCTGTACGACTTCCAGCTCTGCTCGCCGCGGACGCGGACGGTGATGCGGGACGGGTTCTTCACGCTGACCGACGTGGCCGATCTGGACGCGGCCGAGTCCGCGGACACGCTGATCGTGCCCAACCGGCCCGACATCGACGTGCCGAGGCGGCCCGCCGTCCTCGATGCCGTGCGCCGGGCGCACGCGCGGGGCGCCCGGCTCATCGGGTTCTGCTCAGGCGCGTTCACCATCGCCGAGGCCGGGCTCCTCGACGGGCGGCGGGCCGCCTGCCACTGGATGTGGGCGGACTCCTTCCGCTCCCGCTTCCCCGAGGTGCGCCTCGAGCCCGACGTGCTGTTCGTGGACGACGGGGACATCCTCACCGCGTCCGGCAGCGCGTCCGCGCTCGATCTCGGACTGCACGTCGTACGCCGTGACCACGGCGCCGAGATCGCCAACGCGGTGTCCCGGCGGCTCGTGTTCGCCGCCCACCGGGACGGCGGCCAGCGGCAGTTCGTCGAGCGGCCCGTGCCCGCGGTGCCGGACGAGTCCCTCGCGCCGCTGCTCGCGTGGGCGCAGGAGCGGATCGGTGAGCCGCTGAGCGTGGCCGGCCTCGCCGCGCACGCCGCGGTCAGCCCCGCCACCCTGCACCGACGCTTCCGCGCCGAACTCGGCACGACCCCGCTGGCCTGGCTCACCGGCGAACGGGTCGCCCTGGCCTGCCTCCTCATCGAACGTGGCGAGGAACGCCTCGACGTGGTGGCCGCCCGCAGCGGTCTGGGCACCGCCGCGAACCTGCGCGCCCGGCTCCGCCGGGAAACGGGCCTGAGCCCGTCGGCGTACCGGAGAAGGTTCGGCCGGGGCCCGGCGGAGGCGGCGCTGCCGTAG